From the genome of Syntrophales bacterium:
GGGTACGCGGGCGGCGGGTTGAAGGGCACGTTGGTTTTGTCATTGCTGCTTCACACGGCGCTTTTTGCCCTCCTTGTTTTGTCCCCTTCGTTTCCTTCGCCGAAGCTCACCTTTGGTCCCGTCTATAATGTCTCTCTTGTTGAGGCCCCCGGAGGGTTCACGGCAAGCGGCAATGCCTCCTCTATCCGCGACAATGCCGGCGCTGCTGAAAAAGAGTTCAAGGGGGTAAAGCGGGTTGAGACGGCAGTAAAAAGGAGTTCGGCCGCCTTGCCTGCCGTTCCGATCAGCAGAATAGAGAACCGTGGCCGGGATGAGCGCGCCGTGGAGAAGGCGATAGAGAACATCAGAAAAAAAGCCGCTGCCAGTGGGGAGCCGCAAAAGTCGCTGGAACAGACCGGCGCCTCGAATAGAACGGCAAGTGCAGCAGCCTCTGGTTCAGCCGAAAAGGCGAAGGGCGCAGTCGGCGAAAGCAGCGGCGTGACAGCTTCTTCCGGCGGGGCGACCGGTGGAGATGCAAGAGTCAACGCTTATTACCGGGTAATATGGCTCCGAATTAAAGGGCAGTGGGCGCTGCCGGTCGGGATGATTCCCAAAGCAACGCTGGAGTCAGTCATTTCCATAACGATTCTTCGCACCGGCGCGGTTACGGAGGTCCGATTTGAAAAATCATCAGGGAACCGGTATTTTGACGAATCAGCCATGAAGGCCATTCAAAAGGCAAGCCCGTTGCCGCCCTTGCCCGATTGGCTCACCGGCAACAACTTGAATATCGGCATCCGATTTCACTCCTCTGAATTAATGAATTAGGAAATTTATCTACAGGAAAGTCGAAATGCGCAACAAATTAAATATGATTTTTATCCTGTTTGTTCTCTTTTTCACTGCTTCCGGAGATGTCTGGGGGAAGGTTTACTTGGATATAGATTCCCCTTCTTTCCGTA
Proteins encoded in this window:
- a CDS encoding TonB C-terminal domain-containing protein translates to MVEGFDRGYAGGGLKGTLVLSLLLHTALFALLVLSPSFPSPKLTFGPVYNVSLVEAPGGFTASGNASSIRDNAGAAEKEFKGVKRVETAVKRSSAALPAVPISRIENRGRDERAVEKAIENIRKKAAASGEPQKSLEQTGASNRTASAAASGSAEKAKGAVGESSGVTASSGGATGGDARVNAYYRVIWLRIKGQWALPVGMIPKATLESVISITILRTGAVTEVRFEKSSGNRYFDESAMKAIQKASPLPPLPDWLTGNNLNIGIRFHSSELMN